A genomic stretch from Aquila chrysaetos chrysaetos chromosome 1, bAquChr1.4, whole genome shotgun sequence includes:
- the LOC115344052 gene encoding uncharacterized protein LOC115344052 encodes MYSRPSSRLAGAPSRERNGTPRRERCCWICRDPRLRDVLSRFLWATPVSSPVSRPGRFGLHRRGVPWTPGRGLGTQTHRLDDPRTVGRSWGSPKRGHREERLVTALIVLRVSAVTLKNAFCCFLQKPKSCSWFPVGPELGGIASPVLLGASGTGTRTGAAVLQVTQTRRACLPKQSVLLCRVPLRALPVRVPDPAAPQPLGFCREPASDGGQTRRWLSAATFPGCGSCRRRAACALAAPRGSAVCRARGLLAHGAAGVGAAVAAPGTER; translated from the exons ATGTACTCCCGCCCGAGCTCACGATTGGCG GGGGCGCCCTCGCGAGAACGGAACGGGACGCCGCGGCGGGAGCGG TGCTGCTGGATTTGCCGAGACCCCAGGCTGCGAGACGTTCTGTCTCGATTCCTCTGGGCTACCCCCGTTTCCAGCCCCGTTTCCAGGCCAGGACGGTTTGGGCTGCACAGGCGGGGCGTTCCCTGGACGCCGGGACGTGGTCTTGGCACCCAAACCCACAGACTGGATGACCCACGGACTGTCGGCCGTTCCTGGGGCTCTCCAAAGAGGGGGcacagggaggagaggctggtTACTGCCCTAATCGTG CTTCGGGTATCGGCAGTTACTCTGAAgaatgctttctgctgcttccttcaaaaacccaagagctgcagctggttCCCAGTGGGGCCGGAGCTGGGGGGGATCGCGTCCCCCGTGCTGCTGGGGGCAAGCGGGACTGGGACCAGAACTGGTGCAGCGGTTCTTCAGGTCACCCAAACAAGAAGAGCCTGTCT GCCCAAACAGAGTGTTTTATTGTGCCGTGTCCCTCTCCGAGCCCTCCCCGTCCGTGTGCCTGACCCGGCAGCCCCTCAGCCGCTGGGTTTTTGCCGGGAGCCCGCAAGTGACGGCGGGCAGACGCGGCGCTGGCTGTCGGCCGCGACGTTTCCCGGCTGCGGGAGCTGCCGTCGCCGAGCTGCCTGCGCTCTGGCAGCTCCCCGGGGCTCTGCTGTGTGCCGGGCACGAGGGCTGCTCGCTCACGGGGCCGCCGGCGTCGGGGCAGCCGTGGCTGCTCCTGGCACTG AGCGATGA